The following are encoded together in the Lactuca sativa cultivar Salinas chromosome 1, Lsat_Salinas_v11, whole genome shotgun sequence genome:
- the LOC111891324 gene encoding uncharacterized protein LOC111891324, translating to MEWKSPADAMPWVGLYVSLASLICILAMAADAIQGFRQWKLWFPCRFFTMNAASITLIAIAMKLPVDLTTNMSDSKFVSILFLITMLANFLPSLGLMGDKELLMNIAAFGILIITITVNIWIQFSTKGSFTTPIQMLILIFHLPLLFSVALTVPTSRRILQKRYHELHRLVSTHQEINFSYKELEHRVKKYWMMAETGNPQFAIASSSVSSAFGVTCSAIACVSFFVLMSMFVGVSNIRYGKSDYQWSVDVIVILQSIGTIVGSIAPIFRCLSATSNFNLSKKWSKNHLNVFRVEKHWIQRLHLWKRGHVRSHIPGRHCKKIFHNIKNMILNFCIALQITVVVICNTICLIPRSFLILFSCFWYFFKSMLKTIKEEPNASSSNMMSDMEDYTGYVLQTEVEVKLSNRILRNALNSITRILHESEEKEPMNLIKLLKKSKGFYGGIEFDNDQVPPLHQEETQNCWSLVAVTLIAIALALPTNANNHVKGLLASMREGLQLVRHIEKSLNVNPDLVKSRKAARRVWTDIEVYGRWLQIDVQKKARKGKTSKEILLWLGDEAVKIVIQFKRSKNVSLDHSLRNVIAANSMYRISQTMLFHCNDQENWPTDEELFEWISTIMADLLCACFTNLPRVITTKCHDDAIEKREESIRIAAKLLGRSKKILKVLKARQLPNLDIESMGYIDKWQALPRTQIQIHNALTRIQTASSSPNESVVVTVI from the coding sequence GCAGACGCTATGCCGTGGGTGGGATTGTATGTGTCTTTGGCATCTCTAATTTGCATTCTTGCAATGGCAGCTGATGCCATCCAAGGCTTCCGACAATGGAAACTCTGGTTTCCTTGTAGATTTTTCACTATGAATGCAGCTTCCATCACGCTGATAGCAATTGCAATGAAGCTACCAGTAGACCTAACCACCAACATGTCCGATAGTAAGTTTGTCAGCATCCTTTTCTTGATCACCATGTTAGCCAACTTTCTCCCTTCTTTAGGGCTTATGGGCGACAAGGAGCTTCTAATGAATATCGCAGCCTTTGGCATCCTCATAATCACAATAACTGTAAATATTTGGATTCAGTTTAGTACCAAAGGGTCTTTCACAACCCCTATACAAATGCTTATATTGATATTTCACCTTCCATTGCTATTCTCGGTAGCTTTGACAGTTCCAACATCTAGAAGAATTTTACAAAAACGATACCACGAGTTACATAGATTGGTTTCAACTCATCAAGAGATAAACTTCTCCTACAAGGAACTTGAACATAGGGTTAAAAAGTATTGGATGATGGCAGAGACTGGTAATCCCCAATTTGCAATTGCTTCTTCATCGGTTTCTTCTGCTTTTGGGGTTACATGCAGTGCCATTGCTTGCgtttcattttttgttttgatGAGCATGTTTGTTGGTGTATCAAATATTCGGTATGGAAAATCAGATTATCAGTGGTCAGTTGATGTAATTGTTATCTTGCAATCAATTGGGACAATAGTAGGTAGTATAGCACCAATTTTTAGATGTTTGTCTGCTACAAGTAATTTCAATCTGTCCAAGAAATGGAGCAAGAATCATCTAAACGTGTTCAGAGTCGAGAAGCATTGGATTCAAAGGCTTCATCTGTGGAAACGTGGGCATGTCAGATCACATATCCCTGGACGCCATTGCAAAAAGATTTTCCATAACATCAAAAACATGATTTTGAACTTTTGCATTGCACTTCAGATAACAGTTGTGGTTATATGCAACACAATATGTCTCATTCCTAGATCTTTTCTGATCTTGTTCTCTTGTTTTTGGTATTTCTTTAAGTCAATGTTGAAAACGATTAAAGAAGAACCAAATGCATCTAGTAGCAATATGATGTCAGATATGGAAGATTATACTGGTTATGTCTTACAAACTGAAGTGGAGGTCAAGCTTTCAAATAGAATATTAAGAAATGCACTCAACTCTATTACTCGAATACTTCACGAGTCTGAAGAGAAAGAGCCAATGAATCTTATTAAGCTTCTAAAAAAATCTAAAGGATTCTATGGAGGAATAGAGTTCGACAATGACCAAGTCCCACCTTTACATCAAGAAGAAACCCAAAACTGCTGGAGCTTAGTTGCAGTAACACTAATTGCCATTGCCCTTGCACTTCCCACCAATGCAAACAACCATGTCAAGGGATTACTTGCCAGTATGAGGGAAGGCCTTCAACTTGTTAGACACATCGAAAAAAGCCTGAATGTGAATCCTGACTTGGTAAAGTCAAGAAAAGCAGCTAGACGTGTGTGGACAGACATTGAAGTATATGGCAGGTGGCTACAAATTGATGTTCAAAAGAAAGCTCGTAAAGGAAAAACATCAAAGGAGATTCTTCTGTGGTTGGGTGATGAAGCAGTAAAAATTGTGATACAGTTCAAGAGAAGCAAAAATGTAAGTCTGGATCATTCACTTCGTAATGTCATTGCTGCAAATTCTATGTACAGAATCAGTCAAACGATGTTGTTTCACTGCAATGACCAAGAAAACTGGCCAACAGATGAGGAGCTTTTTGAGTGGATATCAACAATAATGGCAGATCTGCTATGTGCTTGCTTTACCAACTTGCCACGTGTCATAACTACGAAGTGTCATGATGACGCAATAGAGAAAAGGGAAGAGAGCATCCGAATTGCAGCTAAGCTTCTTGGTAGATCCAAAAAGATCCTGAAAGTGCTTAAAGCTCGTCAACTTCCCAACTTAGACATTGAGTCGATGGGGTACATTGATAAGTGGCAAGCATTACCAAGGACTCAGATTCAGATACACAATGCTTTAACAAGGATTCAAACAGCTTCTTCAAGTCCTAATGAATCTGTAGTAGTAACTGTTATTTGA